A section of the Anabaena cylindrica PCC 7122 genome encodes:
- a CDS encoding isochorismate synthase gives MTISPCRSRFFVDYKDLHQLLLAVQEKCCENHTQQIVSISLEIDLIDPLIVLDKFAQANTLNFYFENKSKGEAITAIDSITKLKISGADRFNQAEDFIKNCRKNIISFGNIFQGFAGSHFFCSFSFFDQHNQVNYPFPSATIFLPKLQVAVKNESCVLVMNSVINADINIQTILQELKTKIQSLQSLTKPNIEIIPAKFIKENIINSDNFKYSVLSALEKIKSNHLIKIVLADALDVKSYRPFNLFKSLNNLRQLHPNCYVFSTSNGKGQNFIGASPERLISIQNQQLITDALAGSAPRGKTPREDAENANRLINSTKEKHEHKLVLDFITQRLSQLGLFPQILSPRLRQLSNIQHLWTPISAVVPANVHPLKIVGQLHPTPAVAGAARDVACAEIRNYESFERGLYAAPLGWVDSSGNCEFIVGIRSALIDGDRARLYAGAGIVAGSDPDKEFAEVQLKLQALLKALV, from the coding sequence ATGACAATTTCACCATGTCGTAGCCGTTTTTTTGTAGATTATAAAGATTTACATCAATTGCTGTTAGCAGTTCAAGAAAAGTGCTGCGAAAATCATACCCAGCAAATTGTAAGTATTTCTCTAGAAATTGACTTAATTGATCCTTTGATTGTATTAGATAAATTTGCCCAAGCAAATACATTAAATTTTTACTTTGAAAATAAAAGTAAAGGAGAAGCAATTACAGCTATTGATTCGATAACCAAATTAAAGATTTCTGGTGCAGATAGATTTAATCAAGCCGAGGATTTTATCAAAAATTGTCGGAAAAATATTATTAGTTTTGGGAATATTTTTCAAGGTTTTGCAGGTTCCCACTTTTTTTGTTCCTTCAGTTTCTTTGATCAGCATAATCAAGTAAATTACCCCTTTCCATCTGCTACTATTTTTCTACCTAAATTACAAGTTGCTGTCAAAAATGAATCTTGTGTTTTAGTAATGAATAGTGTAATTAATGCTGATATCAATATTCAAACAATATTACAGGAATTGAAAACCAAAATTCAATCTCTTCAATCTTTAACAAAACCCAATATTGAAATCATTCCAGCTAAATTTATTAAAGAAAATATTATAAATTCAGACAACTTTAAATATTCAGTATTATCAGCTTTAGAAAAAATCAAATCTAATCATTTAATCAAAATTGTTTTAGCAGATGCCTTAGATGTTAAATCATATCGTCCTTTCAATTTATTTAAATCTTTAAATAATCTTCGACAGTTACATCCTAATTGTTATGTTTTTTCCACCAGTAATGGTAAAGGACAAAATTTTATTGGTGCAAGTCCAGAACGATTAATTAGTATTCAAAATCAACAATTAATTACTGATGCTTTAGCAGGTTCTGCACCCAGAGGTAAAACTCCTAGAGAAGATGCAGAAAATGCGAATAGATTAATTAATAGTACCAAAGAAAAACATGAACATAAACTAGTACTTGATTTTATTACGCAACGTCTATCACAACTCGGTTTGTTTCCACAAATTTTATCCCCACGTCTACGACAATTATCAAATATTCAGCATTTATGGACACCAATTAGTGCTGTAGTTCCTGCTAACGTCCACCCTTTAAAAATTGTCGGGCAATTACATCCTACACCAGCAGTAGCAGGTGCAGCTAGAGATGTTGCTTGTGCAGAAATTCGCAATTATGAAAGTTTTGAAAGAGGTTTATATGCAGCACCTTTAGGTTGGGTAGATAGTTCAGGTAATTGTGAGTTTATTGTGGGGATTCGTTCGGCATTAATTGATGGCGATCGCGCTAGACTATATGCAGGTGCTGGTATCGTCGCCGGTTCCGATCCTGATAAAGAATTTGCTGAGGTGCAGCTTAAATTGCAAGCATTACTAAAAGCATTAGTTTGA
- a CDS encoding glutathione S-transferase, protein MIVVHHLNNSRSQRVLWLLEELELPYEIKCYKRDPQTMLAPASLREVHPLGKSPVITDGELTLAESGAIIEYLIERYGNGRLLPASGTPEHLRYTYWLHYAEGSAMPPLVLKLIFDEIEKSSMPFFARPIARSIANRVKSSFIEPYITQNLDYMEMELGKSTWFAGNEFTAADIQISFPLEAAVARAGLNASRPKLMAFLNRIHTRPAYQQALERGGAYELAS, encoded by the coding sequence ATGATAGTCGTCCACCACTTAAACAACTCTCGCTCCCAACGTGTACTCTGGCTGCTAGAGGAACTTGAACTCCCATACGAAATCAAGTGCTACAAGCGAGACCCACAAACCATGTTGGCACCAGCATCGCTGCGTGAAGTACATCCTCTCGGCAAATCGCCTGTGATTACTGACGGGGAACTGACATTGGCTGAATCCGGTGCCATTATCGAGTATCTAATCGAACGCTATGGCAACGGACGACTGCTTCCTGCTTCCGGCACGCCAGAACATCTGCGCTACACCTACTGGTTGCATTATGCAGAAGGTTCTGCGATGCCACCGCTAGTCCTGAAGCTCATCTTCGACGAAATTGAGAAGAGTTCAATGCCCTTTTTCGCGCGTCCGATCGCCCGATCAATCGCTAATCGCGTCAAAAGCTCGTTTATTGAACCGTATATTACACAAAACCTGGATTATATGGAGATGGAACTCGGAAAAAGCACCTGGTTCGCGGGTAACGAATTCACCGCTGCCGATATTCAAATTAGTTTCCCGCTAGAGGCGGCAGTGGCACGGGCTGGACTGAACGCGAGCCGTCCAAAGCTTATGGCATTCTTGAATCGCATCCATACACGTCCGGCGTACCAACAAGCACTGGAGCGTGGTGGGGCTTACGAGCTTGCGAGTTGA